A window of the Lates calcarifer isolate ASB-BC8 linkage group LG18, TLL_Latcal_v3, whole genome shotgun sequence genome harbors these coding sequences:
- the LOC108890211 gene encoding complement C1q-like protein 2, producing the protein MERMFLLLLLVSSSLCAGNYSYLGTGTSLAVCQPDTCALLSEVAAMREKLAAMTQTQSTLEQNLSALMQKMATIEANLQSYKNQAAELWKINQAQDKQLNTLADVTSKSTSKVAFSVALGTSAGPFEQDTAVKYQRILSNIGSGYNPATGIFTAMVRGLYYFSYTMYNNNSGQPNSVASLMMNSQKMVSTWDTAGEDSQDSATNAAVVQLEAGDSVFVKLYANRVLYDDGYYYNTFSGFLLFTL; encoded by the coding sequence ATGGAGCGTATGTTCCTTCTGCTGTTGTTGGTTTCCAGCAGCCTGTGTGCTGGGAATTACAGCTATCTCGGGACTGGGACCAGCCTGGCGGTCTGTCAACCTGACACCTGCGCCCTGCTCAGCGAGGTGGCTGCCATGAGGGAGAAGCTGGCAGCCATGACGCAGACCCAAAGCACGCTTGAGCAAAACTTGAGCGCACTGATGCAGAAAATGGCCACCATTGAAGCCAACTTGCAATCCTACAAAAACCAGGCCGCGGAGCTCTGGAAGATAAACCAGGCTCAGGACAAGCAGCTGAACACGCTCGCAGACGTCACATCCAAAAGCACGTCAAAGGTGGCTTTCTCCGTCGCTTTGGGAACCTCGGCGGGTCCATTTGAACAAGACACGGCGGTGAAATATCAGAGAATTCTGTCCAACATCGGCAGCGGCTACAACCCCGCCACTGGCATCTTCACCGCCATGGTACGAGGGCTGTACTACTTCAGCTACACCatgtacaacaacaactctggacAGCCTAACTCGGTGGCATCACTGATGATGAACAGCCAGAAGATGGTGTCTACCTGGGACACCGCGGGTGAAGACAGCCAAGACAGTGCGACCAACGCAGCTGTGGTGCAGCTGGAGGCTGgagacagtgtgtttgtgaagcTGTACGCCAACCGGGTGCTCTATGACGATGGCTATTACTACAACACCTTCAGTGGTTTCCTGCTCTTCACTTTGTGA